The sequence AGGTAATGATATTGTGACAAGAGGCAGTTGAACAGCGCATAATCCTCCGATTTGAGGCTTACAACCGTGATCCGAAGGGGAATCAATGCCTTGAGACTGTCGCTGATCCCTTCCTTTCGATATGGAACAGATGGATAAGAAGGACGGGACGTAAAAGTAAGTTTCCCCTGGCGGGGAGGCAACACAATAGAGCCAGCTCGCTCCAGTTTCAGCAGGAGGCTGCGGCAGGCCATGTCTTTGTATTGCCCTGTGGGACTTTGCCAGTTCCACAACCTGCAAATCTCCAAAGAGAGGCGGGTGCGGTGCCAGTCGGGGTTGGCAGTAAGCAGCTGTCGGATTTGCTGGACATTTACGGTCATGGATTGTTCCATGCCGTGGAATATCACATAAAAAAACGCGTGAGTCCAGCAAAAATGAAGGGGT comes from Candidatus Methylomirabilis limnetica and encodes:
- a CDS encoding Druantia anti-phage system protein DruA — its product is MEQSMTVNVQQIRQLLTANPDWHRTRLSLEICRLWNWQSPTGQYKDMACRSLLLKLERAGSIVLPPRQGKLTFTSRPSYPSVPYRKEGISDSLKALIPLRITVVSLKSEDYALFNCLLSQYHYLGYRGAVGENIKYLIRDASHRPLSCLLFGHPTERQSHCRNLHRLPWRSRDPTSCRSRLWRLQAERRRHLQA